The following proteins are co-located in the Sphingobacteriaceae bacterium genome:
- a CDS encoding 5'-nucleotidase C-terminal domain-containing protein, which yields MKRVVIYWLFLSVFIQSCHKHLVKTKTDFNYVDLQQTEASIVLTDSIKRYKTIVDHETSKVIAIADNPLTKTGNENTLGNFVCDAMEQVCLQQYKIKPDITLVNRGGLRVELPKGEIKKLHLFELMPFENQLVVFSITGKQLMEVIALIKEYKHSFKGMRLDFTTNEEVILINELKLDTTAIYKLLTSDYIAEGGDNFKMFGKPSYLNSDKIKLREALIQYCIFLNEQNKHIIPYTDGRYK from the coding sequence ATGAAGCGTGTTGTTATATACTGGTTATTTCTTTCAGTATTTATACAATCTTGTCATAAGCACTTGGTTAAAACCAAGACTGACTTTAATTATGTTGACTTGCAGCAAACGGAAGCTTCAATTGTTTTAACGGATTCCATAAAACGATACAAAACGATTGTGGATCATGAAACCTCAAAAGTAATTGCGATAGCTGATAATCCCTTAACTAAAACCGGAAATGAAAACACCTTAGGTAATTTTGTGTGCGATGCCATGGAGCAGGTTTGTTTGCAGCAATATAAAATTAAACCGGATATTACCCTGGTAAATCGGGGTGGACTAAGAGTTGAATTACCAAAAGGAGAAATCAAAAAATTGCACTTATTCGAACTGATGCCTTTCGAAAATCAACTGGTGGTTTTTAGTATTACGGGCAAACAATTAATGGAGGTGATTGCATTAATAAAAGAATACAAACATTCTTTTAAAGGCATGCGTTTAGATTTTACTACTAACGAGGAGGTTATACTTATAAATGAGTTAAAGTTGGATACAACCGCTATTTATAAATTGCTGACTAGTGATTACATAGCCGAAGGGGGAGATAATTTTAAAATGTTTGGCAAACCAAGCTATTTAAATTCCGATAAAATTAAATTGAGGGAAGCTTTAATACAGTATTGTATATTTTTGAATGAGCAAAATAAACATATAATTCCTTATACCGATGGAAGGTACAAATAG
- a CDS encoding acyl-CoA thioesterase codes for MISSETKIRVRYGETDQMGYAYYGVYAQYYEVGRVETMRLLGFSYKEVEEKGILLPVVDYSIQYKKPAFYDDEISIVTTISKMPTGVKLPFEYKCYNAKRELINSGSVTLVFIQKSTGKPTAIPDWFTNALKPFFD; via the coding sequence ATGATAAGCTCCGAAACAAAAATAAGAGTAAGATACGGCGAAACAGACCAAATGGGATACGCCTATTATGGGGTATACGCTCAATATTACGAGGTTGGCCGTGTGGAAACCATGCGTTTGCTCGGATTTAGTTATAAGGAAGTAGAAGAGAAAGGGATACTTTTACCGGTTGTGGATTATTCCATTCAGTATAAAAAACCGGCCTTTTACGATGATGAAATTAGTATTGTGACAACAATCAGTAAAATGCCTACCGGAGTAAAACTACCTTTTGAATATAAATGTTACAATGCTAAACGCGAATTGATTAATTCGGGTTCGGTTACCCTGGTATTTATTCAGAAAAGTACAGGCAAACCCACAGCCATACCCGATTGGTTTACCAATGCTTTAAAGCCTTTTTTTGATTGA
- a CDS encoding UDP-glucose/GDP-mannose dehydrogenase family protein yields MKITVIGTGYVGLVTGTCFSEVGVDVTCVDIDEKKINNLKKGILPIYEPGLEEMVNRNVQKGRLHFSTSIKESIGEADVAFIAVGTPPDEDGSADLKYVLAVATSIGEYMQKPLVVVTKSTVPVSTSEKVKAALQAALDKRKEKIKYFVASNPEFLKEGAAIEDFMKPDRIVVGVDHPEAEEIMRKLYKPFLLNGHPIIFMDIPSAEMTKYAANAMLATKISFMNDVANLCELMGADVNMVRKGIGSDPRIGTKFIYPGVGYGGSCFPKDVKALIKTAKENKYSMRILNAVEEVNESQKEVLFNKINQHFKSDLKGKTFTLWGLSFKPKTDDMREAPSLVIIEKLLAAGANVVAYDPVAKHEAQRILGNKISFAEDIYSSLNNTDALLIVTEWPEFRSPDFDLIAEKVKVIFDGRNIFDYQDMQKLGFTYYCIGVNTIK; encoded by the coding sequence ATGAAAATAACAGTTATAGGAACAGGATATGTAGGATTAGTAACAGGAACCTGTTTTAGTGAAGTTGGTGTTGATGTTACTTGTGTTGATATAGACGAAAAAAAAATAAATAATCTGAAGAAAGGAATTCTTCCAATTTACGAACCGGGCTTGGAAGAAATGGTAAATCGTAATGTACAAAAAGGACGATTACACTTCAGCACTTCCATTAAAGAAAGCATTGGAGAAGCGGATGTTGCTTTTATCGCGGTGGGAACTCCGCCTGATGAAGACGGCTCTGCAGATTTAAAGTACGTTTTAGCGGTTGCAACTTCTATCGGCGAATACATGCAAAAGCCACTGGTTGTTGTAACAAAATCTACTGTTCCGGTTTCTACTTCAGAAAAAGTTAAAGCTGCTTTGCAAGCCGCACTGGATAAACGAAAAGAAAAAATAAAATATTTCGTAGCCTCTAATCCCGAATTTTTAAAAGAAGGTGCCGCCATTGAAGATTTTATGAAACCCGACCGTATTGTTGTTGGTGTAGATCACCCCGAGGCTGAAGAAATCATGCGTAAATTGTATAAACCCTTTTTATTAAATGGTCACCCAATCATATTTATGGATATTCCCAGTGCGGAAATGACTAAATACGCAGCCAATGCCATGCTGGCCACCAAAATCAGTTTCATGAATGATGTGGCTAATTTATGTGAACTTATGGGCGCTGATGTGAACATGGTAAGAAAAGGAATTGGAAGCGACCCGCGAATTGGTACCAAATTTATTTATCCGGGTGTTGGATACGGAGGAAGTTGTTTTCCGAAAGATGTAAAAGCGCTTATTAAAACTGCAAAAGAAAATAAATACAGCATGCGCATACTAAATGCGGTTGAAGAAGTAAACGAGTCTCAGAAAGAAGTTTTGTTCAATAAAATAAATCAACATTTTAAATCTGACCTAAAAGGAAAAACTTTTACACTATGGGGTTTATCTTTTAAGCCCAAAACGGATGATATGCGTGAAGCACCAAGTTTAGTGATTATTGAAAAATTATTAGCAGCAGGAGCAAACGTTGTAGCTTATGATCCGGTAGCTAAGCACGAAGCGCAACGAATCTTAGGAAATAAAATCTCCTTTGCGGAAGATATTTATTCCTCCTTAAATAATACCGACGCCTTACTCATTGTTACGGAGTGGCCTGAGTTCCGCTCACCTGATTTTGATTTAATTGCTGAAAAAGTAAAAGTTATTTTTGACGGAAGAAATATATTTGATTATCAAGACATGCAGAAATTAGGATTTACATATTATTGTATAGGAGTAAACACCATAAAATGA
- a CDS encoding CPBP family intramembrane metalloprotease, translating to MSDPEIKNKLPFNNLFLNAGAVQGFNHWWMYLTGISAAMFGYFVFQIIIQLPLVSMAMSNGISIEEIVADPNIIFNPEKIGINKNLLLALLFGMFVFALLGLRTVIVRIQKKPFLSVITAYEKLRWKRVFFAFGIWAGMVTVATLLQYFLSPETMTVDFKPGQFFLLLLVSVLLMPIQTSTEEIIFRGYLVQGLSGIFKNGIIPIILTSLLFGLVHMANPEAKTFGWLIMFPYYTLFGLFLGALSLLDEGLELALGIHCANNLISSLLITSPNGVLQTDAIFVSTSENPAQEFIAWIVLAAITFIIFWLKYRWKNFNLILR from the coding sequence ATGTCTGATCCCGAAATAAAAAATAAACTTCCATTCAATAATTTATTTCTCAATGCCGGGGCTGTTCAAGGATTTAATCACTGGTGGATGTACTTAACCGGTATAAGCGCTGCTATGTTCGGTTATTTTGTTTTTCAAATCATCATACAATTACCTTTGGTAAGCATGGCCATGAGTAATGGTATAAGTATTGAGGAAATAGTGGCTGACCCGAACATTATTTTTAATCCTGAAAAAATAGGAATCAATAAAAATTTACTGTTAGCCTTATTATTCGGTATGTTTGTTTTTGCATTACTGGGGTTAAGAACCGTTATTGTAAGAATTCAGAAAAAACCATTTTTGTCAGTTATTACCGCCTATGAAAAACTAAGATGGAAACGCGTTTTTTTTGCTTTTGGCATTTGGGCCGGGATGGTTACAGTGGCCACCTTATTACAATATTTTCTATCTCCGGAAACTATGACTGTCGATTTTAAGCCCGGTCAATTTTTTCTGCTTTTGTTAGTTTCGGTTTTATTAATGCCCATACAAACTAGTACGGAAGAAATAATATTCAGAGGTTATCTGGTACAAGGATTGTCCGGAATTTTTAAAAACGGAATAATTCCCATTATTCTCACTTCGCTATTATTCGGACTAGTTCACATGGCCAATCCGGAAGCAAAAACTTTTGGCTGGCTAATTATGTTTCCATACTATACCTTATTCGGCCTTTTTTTGGGAGCCCTTTCTTTATTAGATGAAGGATTAGAATTGGCTTTGGGAATACATTGTGCTAATAATTTAATCTCCAGTTTGCTAATCACTTCGCCAAATGGTGTACTGCAAACAGATGCCATTTTTGTAAGCACATCCGAAAATCCGGCTCAGGAGTTTATTGCATGGATAGTTTTAGCGGCTATCACATTTATCATATTTTGGCTCAAATACCGCTGGAAAAACTTTAACTTAATACTTCGTTAA
- a CDS encoding DegT/DnrJ/EryC1/StrS family aminotransferase, which translates to MVDLKSQYQKIKSEIDSGIQDVINNAAFINGPAVKEFQNDLEKYLNVKHVIPCANGTDALQIAMMALGLKPGDEVITASFTYVATAEVIGLLGLTPVLVDVYPDTFNIDIEALERNITSKTKAIVPVHLFGQCADMERIMQLAKKHKLFVIEDVAQAIGSDYTFSDGRQVKAGTIGDVGCTSFFPSKNLGCYGDGGALYTNNSELAQKIKMIAHHGQSVQYVHDVLGVNSRLDTIQAVVLKAKLKHLNEYALARNKAAAFYDKAFSNHPKIKTPVRSKNSTHVFHQYTLVLNGVDRAKLREQLAERGIPAMIYYPIPLHMQNAYKSDRYKKGDFPVTEKLCANVLSLPIHTEMSEEELNYISENVIELTK; encoded by the coding sequence ATGGTCGACTTAAAAAGTCAGTACCAGAAAATAAAATCCGAAATTGATAGCGGTATACAGGATGTAATTAATAATGCAGCATTTATAAATGGTCCCGCTGTTAAAGAGTTTCAAAACGATTTAGAAAAGTATTTAAATGTAAAGCATGTTATTCCCTGTGCAAACGGCACCGATGCCCTGCAAATAGCTATGATGGCACTTGGCCTGAAGCCCGGTGATGAAGTGATTACAGCAAGTTTTACTTATGTGGCCACAGCGGAAGTGATAGGCCTGTTAGGATTGACACCTGTATTAGTAGATGTTTATCCCGACACATTCAATATTGACATTGAAGCCTTGGAGCGGAATATCACATCAAAAACAAAAGCCATTGTTCCTGTGCATTTATTTGGACAATGTGCCGATATGGAAAGAATAATGCAATTGGCTAAAAAACATAAATTGTTTGTGATTGAAGATGTTGCTCAGGCTATTGGTTCGGATTATACGTTTAGTGATGGAAGACAAGTGAAAGCCGGTACGATTGGTGATGTAGGTTGCACTTCATTTTTTCCAAGTAAAAATTTGGGATGTTATGGCGATGGTGGAGCTCTTTACACCAATAACAGCGAATTGGCTCAAAAAATAAAAATGATAGCACATCATGGACAAAGTGTACAATACGTGCACGATGTGTTAGGAGTTAACTCCAGGTTAGATACTATACAGGCCGTAGTTTTAAAAGCGAAACTCAAACATTTAAACGAATATGCCTTAGCCAGAAATAAAGCCGCTGCATTTTACGATAAAGCATTTTCAAATCATCCCAAAATAAAAACACCGGTGCGCTCAAAAAATTCCACGCACGTTTTTCATCAATATACTTTGGTTTTAAATGGCGTGGATCGTGCCAAATTAAGAGAACAATTGGCCGAACGCGGTATACCGGCTATGATTTATTACCCTATTCCATTGCATATGCAAAACGCTTACAAAAGCGATCGATATAAAAAAGGTGATTTTCCGGTTACGGAAAAACTTTGTGCAAATGTTCTATCATTACCCATTCACACCGAAATGTCGGAAGAAGAATTAAATTACATTAGCGAAAACGTAATTGAACTAACAAAATAA
- a CDS encoding cytochrome-c peroxidase, with the protein MRANRTFDNYKCAVLGLVTVLLVSCGENTSEKPIYTEEALGEALFFDPILSRDTSVSCATCHKAELAFADNTPTSKGVFGRSGNRNTPSAMNQTDRNFYFWDGRAETLEEQALGPIENPVEMDLPLSIAIQRLLKSEKYKKAFQQVYGKDPSISLLAQAIANYERTLDTGNSPFDKYMRGKDTTQFSESAKRGLTIFNEKGKCFDCHFGVDFTGNDQFKNIGIYNGKDLNDKGRYDVTQKESDLGKFKIPGLRNIALTAPYMHNGMHKTLREVIDYYDTPDKFINNSINRDTLLSKPLGLSEGEKKDLENFLLSLTDERFTKKENKEDK; encoded by the coding sequence ATGAGAGCAAATAGAACTTTTGATAATTATAAATGCGCCGTTTTAGGTTTGGTTACCGTTTTACTGGTTAGTTGCGGTGAGAACACTTCAGAAAAACCAATTTATACGGAAGAGGCCTTAGGAGAGGCTCTTTTTTTCGATCCTATTTTGTCAAGAGATACCAGTGTGAGTTGCGCCACTTGTCACAAAGCCGAGTTAGCATTTGCAGATAACACACCAACCAGCAAAGGGGTATTTGGGAGAAGTGGGAATCGTAATACGCCATCGGCTATGAACCAAACCGATCGAAATTTTTATTTTTGGGATGGAAGAGCAGAAACTTTAGAAGAACAGGCATTAGGACCTATCGAAAATCCGGTTGAAATGGATTTGCCTTTAAGTATTGCCATTCAACGTCTCTTAAAAAGTGAGAAATATAAAAAAGCTTTTCAACAGGTTTATGGAAAAGATCCAAGTATTTCCTTACTGGCGCAGGCTATTGCTAATTATGAACGCACCTTGGATACCGGAAATAGTCCATTCGATAAATACATGAGAGGAAAAGATACCACTCAGTTTTCGGAAAGTGCTAAACGTGGTTTAACCATTTTTAATGAGAAGGGAAAGTGTTTTGACTGCCATTTTGGAGTGGATTTTACCGGAAACGACCAGTTTAAGAATATTGGAATTTATAACGGGAAAGATTTAAATGATAAAGGTAGATATGATGTAACCCAAAAAGAAAGTGATTTGGGCAAGTTTAAAATACCTGGATTAAGAAATATTGCCTTAACGGCGCCATACATGCATAATGGAATGCACAAAACCTTGAGAGAGGTGATTGATTATTACGATACGCCGGATAAATTTATAAATAACAGTATAAACAGAGATACTTTACTAAGTAAGCCTTTAGGACTGAGCGAAGGAGAGAAAAAAGATTTAGAAAATTTTCTTTTGAGTTTAACAGATGAGCGTTTTACCAAAAAAGAAAATAAGGAAGATAAGTAG
- a CDS encoding peptidase M61, which produces MRIQLYILLFLCSVSFAGNEYKYFINLKKVNDDKISVKLIPPSITENEIDFCFPAMVPGTYEVYNFGRYITNLKVTGKNGKTILVEKKDLNCWKLSPANEISEITYEVDDTFDKKDSQEDREKAIFEPGGTNIEADKNFCINTHGFFGYFKNYTKNEFVLEFDKPKAFYPATGIENIRSGEESDIVSVFDYHNLIDSPILYTKPDTISIMVANTKVLVSSYSPNKKVSAFFIAKTLKELLNIQKDYLGGELPVNKYAFLFYFTDKGTRSGSFGALEHSYSSFYVMPEIDSNFIKQEIRDIAAHEFFHIVTPLNIHAKEIGEFDFNNPQMSEHLWLYEGMTEYAAHHAQAKGGLINVDDFLNVMMQKYDNSVNNYNDTMSFTWMSKNVLLPAIHPQYNNVYEKGAVIGMCLDILLRHYSDGVYGTQQLMKDLSKKYGKDKSFNDDELIGEIEALTYPQIGEFLKKHVKGHEPLPMNEVLSKIGIEFVKENISYEFTFGNPDLDFNDRTNRLVVSGTWSLDEFGKKLGFKSGDELFKLNNKELKIESAKDVFNEYFNTVKEGDEVVIHVFRPKKRAGKYKQKILKAKAQKVKITEKNKISLKDNISEKEKLTLKSWVGL; this is translated from the coding sequence ATGCGAATTCAATTGTACATATTGCTCTTTCTTTGTTCTGTTTCATTTGCCGGAAACGAGTATAAATATTTCATCAACCTCAAAAAGGTAAATGATGATAAAATTAGCGTGAAGTTAATTCCGCCTTCTATTACTGAAAATGAAATTGATTTTTGTTTTCCTGCCATGGTTCCGGGCACTTATGAAGTATACAACTTCGGACGATACATCACTAATTTAAAAGTTACCGGAAAAAACGGTAAAACCATATTAGTTGAAAAAAAGGATTTAAATTGTTGGAAATTATCTCCGGCTAATGAAATAAGTGAAATTACTTATGAAGTGGATGATACTTTTGATAAAAAAGATTCACAAGAAGATCGGGAAAAAGCAATTTTTGAACCCGGCGGAACAAATATTGAAGCCGATAAAAATTTCTGTATAAACACCCATGGTTTCTTCGGGTACTTTAAAAATTATACTAAAAATGAATTTGTTTTAGAGTTTGATAAACCAAAAGCATTTTATCCGGCAACCGGTATTGAAAATATTCGCAGTGGCGAAGAATCGGATATCGTTAGCGTTTTTGATTATCATAATTTAATTGATTCACCCATTTTATATACAAAACCGGACACCATCAGTATTATGGTGGCCAATACAAAAGTTTTAGTATCCAGTTATTCCCCTAATAAAAAAGTGAGCGCATTTTTTATTGCAAAAACGCTCAAAGAATTATTGAATATCCAAAAAGATTATTTGGGAGGAGAATTACCAGTTAATAAATATGCTTTTTTATTTTATTTTACTGATAAAGGCACGCGCTCCGGAAGCTTTGGTGCGTTAGAACATTCATATTCTTCATTTTATGTAATGCCCGAAATTGACAGCAATTTTATAAAACAAGAAATTAGAGATATTGCCGCACACGAATTTTTTCATATTGTTACTCCACTAAACATACACGCAAAAGAAATTGGGGAATTTGATTTCAATAACCCGCAAATGAGCGAACACCTTTGGCTTTATGAAGGCATGACCGAGTATGCCGCACATCATGCTCAAGCTAAAGGCGGATTAATTAACGTGGATGATTTTTTAAATGTAATGATGCAGAAATACGACAACAGCGTCAACAATTATAACGACACCATGAGTTTCACCTGGATGAGTAAAAACGTTTTACTACCAGCTATTCATCCTCAATACAATAATGTTTATGAAAAGGGAGCAGTTATTGGTATGTGTTTGGATATATTATTAAGGCATTACAGCGATGGCGTTTACGGCACTCAACAATTAATGAAGGACCTTTCGAAAAAATATGGAAAAGATAAATCCTTTAACGATGACGAATTAATTGGCGAAATAGAGGCCTTAACTTATCCGCAAATCGGCGAATTTCTCAAAAAACATGTTAAAGGCCATGAACCTTTACCCATGAATGAAGTATTAAGTAAAATTGGAATAGAATTTGTAAAAGAAAACATAAGTTACGAATTTACATTTGGGAATCCGGACTTAGATTTTAATGACCGTACGAACAGATTGGTTGTTTCCGGAACCTGGAGTTTGGATGAATTCGGGAAAAAACTGGGTTTTAAAAGTGGTGATGAACTTTTTAAACTCAACAATAAAGAATTAAAAATTGAAAGCGCTAAAGATGTTTTTAATGAATATTTTAATACAGTAAAAGAAGGTGACGAAGTGGTTATACACGTTTTTCGTCCTAAAAAAAGAGCCGGTAAATACAAACAAAAAATACTAAAAGCTAAAGCACAAAAAGTAAAGATTACCGAAAAAAATAAAATTTCATTAAAGGATAATATTTCTGAAAAAGAAAAACTAACTTTAAAAAGCTGGGTAGGCTTGTAA
- a CDS encoding PD40 domain-containing protein, with the protein MNKQIIYLLIFQLGFQIFVAQTNLPPGQYTSTDKKALKYFEEGRRNYDARQDKKAEEFLKKAIEADPKFMEPHMIIAILCAEQNRLKERIFHLESAIQKAPGMYVQNYFDLGDTEFYVEDYEKAKIHLSQFLKFQRIDPKMKEEAEFNLKCIDFAIHAKKNPKKITFSNMGPSINSPFAEYFPSIVGDESQFYYTRRMESGNQRGHYQEDLFLSYADNKGLWKESNPIRELSSGGNEGAPSISADGKYMFITVSQEMDGLYLGGQAKGFGSCDIFFTQKVNGKWTKPSNLGPKINSGNWESQPSFSSDGKTLYFVRGTPLRSGVVKDIDIYFSVVGEDGKFGEAQKMPDNVNTKKEEQSVFIHPDNQTLYFCSKGHVGMGGADIFMSKKNTDGTWGDPVNLGYPINSSKDENSLLVSPSGALAYFASDRDGGFGELDLYQFEVPNEFKPEKITFAKGKIYNAETKEPLEASFELIDLETGKNVTQSYSGSNGEFLVTLTANKNYIVNVNKAGFLFYSDNFSLKGKITDFSKPYLLDIPLQPIDTGNVVELKNVFFDVNKWDLKPESKAELDKLISFLVANNKVKIELSGHTDSDGDKKANLILSTNRAKAVFDYLVTSNKVQANRLKFKGYGDTKPKVPNTSIENKAKNRRTEFKVIGI; encoded by the coding sequence ATGAATAAACAAATAATATACTTACTTATTTTTCAATTAGGATTTCAAATTTTTGTTGCTCAAACCAATTTGCCACCGGGTCAATATACCAGTACCGATAAAAAAGCATTAAAGTATTTTGAAGAAGGCAGAAGAAATTATGACGCTAGGCAAGATAAAAAAGCGGAAGAGTTCTTAAAAAAAGCAATAGAAGCTGATCCGAAATTTATGGAGCCGCACATGATAATTGCCATTTTATGTGCCGAACAAAATCGCTTAAAAGAAAGAATATTTCATTTAGAATCAGCCATACAAAAAGCACCCGGCATGTATGTTCAAAATTATTTTGACTTAGGAGATACCGAATTTTATGTGGAAGATTACGAAAAAGCTAAGATACACTTATCACAATTCCTGAAATTTCAGCGCATTGATCCTAAAATGAAAGAAGAAGCTGAATTTAATTTGAAATGTATAGATTTCGCTATTCACGCTAAAAAAAATCCTAAGAAAATCACTTTTTCTAATATGGGACCATCCATCAATTCTCCCTTTGCTGAATACTTCCCTTCCATTGTCGGTGATGAAAGCCAATTTTATTACACACGGCGAATGGAGTCCGGAAATCAGCGCGGACATTACCAGGAAGATTTATTTTTATCCTATGCCGATAACAAAGGACTTTGGAAAGAGTCAAATCCAATAAGAGAATTAAGCAGTGGAGGTAACGAAGGGGCACCCTCTATTTCTGCTGATGGCAAATACATGTTTATAACCGTATCGCAGGAAATGGATGGCCTTTACTTGGGTGGACAAGCCAAAGGATTTGGAAGTTGTGATATTTTCTTTACTCAAAAAGTAAATGGCAAATGGACAAAACCATCAAACCTCGGACCTAAAATAAATTCAGGCAATTGGGAAAGTCAACCTAGTTTTAGCAGTGATGGTAAAACATTATATTTTGTACGCGGCACTCCCTTACGAAGTGGGGTAGTAAAAGATATAGATATTTATTTCTCTGTGGTAGGCGAAGATGGAAAATTTGGTGAAGCACAAAAAATGCCCGATAATGTAAACACCAAAAAAGAAGAACAATCTGTATTTATTCATCCCGATAATCAAACCTTATACTTCTGCAGTAAGGGACATGTAGGTATGGGTGGAGCAGATATATTTATGTCGAAAAAAAATACAGATGGTACATGGGGTGATCCTGTAAATCTGGGTTATCCAATTAATTCTTCCAAAGACGAAAACAGTTTATTGGTATCTCCAAGTGGAGCCTTGGCTTATTTTGCATCGGACAGAGATGGAGGATTTGGAGAATTGGATTTATATCAATTTGAAGTGCCGAATGAGTTTAAGCCTGAAAAAATAACTTTTGCTAAGGGAAAAATATACAATGCCGAAACCAAAGAACCCTTAGAAGCCAGCTTTGAATTAATTGATTTAGAAACCGGTAAAAATGTTACCCAATCGTATAGCGGCAGTAATGGTGAATTTTTAGTAACACTAACTGCAAATAAAAATTATATCGTAAATGTGAATAAAGCCGGGTTTTTATTTTATAGCGATAATTTTTCGCTTAAAGGAAAAATAACTGATTTTTCAAAGCCCTATTTATTAGATATACCCTTACAACCTATTGATACCGGAAATGTAGTAGAACTTAAAAACGTTTTTTTTGATGTGAATAAGTGGGATTTAAAACCGGAAAGCAAAGCAGAGCTTGATAAATTAATCTCTTTTTTAGTCGCAAATAATAAAGTGAAAATTGAATTAAGCGGACATACAGATAGCGACGGAGATAAAAAAGCCAATTTAATTCTATCTACAAACAGAGCCAAGGCTGTTTTTGATTATTTAGTAACGAGCAATAAAGTGCAAGCTAACCGACTTAAGTTTAAAGGATATGGTGACACAAAACCTAAGGTTCCAAATACGAGCATTGAAAATAAAGCTAAAAACAGAAGAACAGAATTTAAGGTGATTGGGATTTAA
- a CDS encoding SDR family oxidoreductase codes for MKRVLITGAAGFLGSHLCDRFIKEGFSVVGMDNLITGDLKNIEHLFKLNTFEFYHHDVSKFVHVSGNIDYILHFASPASPIDYLKIPIQTLKVSSLGTHNILGLARVKKARVLVASTSEVYGDPHVHPQTEDYWGNVNPVGPRGCYDEAKRFMEALTMAYHDYHQLETRIIRIFNTYGPRMRLNDGRVLPAFIGQALRGEDLTMFGDGSQTRSFCYVDDLVEGIYRLLMSDYHLPVNIGNPDEITIKEFGEEILKLTGANQKLISLPLPKDDPKQRKPDISLAKKILGWEPKIKRAEGLKITYDYFKSLSKEELNKVEHRSFS; via the coding sequence ATGAAAAGAGTATTAATTACCGGAGCAGCCGGATTTTTAGGTTCGCATTTGTGCGATCGTTTTATCAAAGAAGGATTCTCCGTAGTGGGAATGGATAATTTAATTACGGGCGACCTGAAAAATATTGAACATCTATTTAAATTAAACACCTTTGAATTTTACCATCATGATGTTTCAAAATTTGTGCATGTATCGGGAAATATAGATTACATTTTGCATTTTGCTTCACCGGCCTCCCCCATCGATTATTTAAAAATACCTATTCAAACTTTAAAAGTTTCTTCTTTAGGTACTCATAATATTTTAGGATTAGCCCGCGTAAAAAAAGCCAGGGTTTTAGTGGCATCTACCAGCGAGGTGTATGGTGACCCACATGTTCATCCTCAAACAGAAGATTATTGGGGAAATGTGAATCCGGTTGGTCCACGCGGTTGTTATGATGAAGCCAAACGTTTTATGGAAGCCTTAACTATGGCTTATCATGATTATCACCAATTAGAAACCCGAATCATTCGGATATTTAATACCTATGGTCCACGCATGCGCCTGAACGACGGCAGAGTATTACCTGCATTTATTGGGCAAGCTTTACGCGGAGAGGATTTAACGATGTTTGGCGATGGCAGTCAAACCCGAAGTTTTTGCTATGTGGATGATTTAGTAGAAGGGATTTATCGATTGTTAATGAGTGACTATCATCTTCCGGTTAATATTGGAAATCCGGATGAAATTACAATCAAAGAATTTGGTGAAGAAATATTGAAGTTAACCGGTGCCAATCAAAAATTAATTTCTCTTCCACTACCTAAAGATGATCCTAAACAGCGTAAACCCGATATTTCTCTCGCTAAAAAAATATTAGGCTGGGAACCAAAAATAAAAAGAGCAGAAGGTTTAAAAATAACTTACGATTATTTCAAATCACTCAGTAAAGAGGAGTTGAACAAGGTTGAACACCGAAGTTTCAGTTAA